In Myxococcales bacterium, the DNA window CTTCGACATTGGTCGACGACCTGCTCGACGCGGGTCATCTCAACCTGGCGGTGATCGATCTCGCCGACGCGGCGCTGGCCGTCGCACGAGACCGCCTGGGCGCACGCGCGGCGCAGGTGGACTGGATCGTCGGCGACGTGACCACACCGCTGCTCGACGAGAGCAGCGTGGACTTCTGGCACGATCGCGCGGTGTTCCACTTCCTGACCGACGAGGGCGCGCGCTCCGCGTACCTGGCGCAGGTCACCCGCAGCGTGAAACCCGGCGGCCACGTGCTCGTCGCCACCTTCGGCCTCGACGGACCGGAGAAATGCAGCGGCCTGTCGGTGACTCGCTACGATGCCAATGGTGTTCACGCGGTGTTCGGTGACCTGTTCGAGAAGCGGGCGAGCGCCGCCGAGCTGCACGAGACCCCATCCGGAAGCGTGCAGTCCTTCGTGTACTGTTTCTGCCGCCGTAGCGGCTGACGGCGACCTGAAGCCGCGCGGGCCGTGTCTTCGTCAATCGACTCGCTAGAACACCGATCAGCTTGCGCTGCTCGTGTTCTAGGACACTTACGTTGGGGCTGCGCCCCAAACCCCCGGCCTTCGGCCGTGCGCGCTCCGCGCGCGAGCGCCGAACACCTTGCAAGTCCCGGAAAACAAACGACGTTCAACCGGTGCGGCGCTCTAGGCTCCGCCGCCGGGCTTCGGAGCCGCTCCGGCGAGCTGTTTTGGGTCCGGGCGCGGGAAGATCGGCGAGCGGACGAGCTCGTTCAGCAGTGTCATGGTCTCCTGCGGCGCGTCGTCCGCGGTGTTTTCGCCGTCTGGGTCGGCAGTCGTCAGCTTGTAGAGCTCCGGCAGCCCGCTCTCGAGCTGAATCAGGAGCTTCCAGTCGCCAGCCGGTTCGATCACTCCGATGCGTAACGTGGACTCTCGGTCGCCGCTGCGAATCAGCAGCGGCAGGCGCCGCTTCGGCCGCCCGCCCACCGCGTAACTCAGCAGATCTTCGCCGTGATAGCTGCTCGTCGGCACGTTCGGGTCGAACCAGCGGGCGAGCGTCGGGGCGAGATCCATCAGCGAGACCGGCTCCTCGATCACCTTGGGACGCATGCCCGGCACACGGATGGCCAAAGGGACCCGCAGCAGATCCTCCCACAAGAAGATCGAGTGAACCCAGAAGCCATCGCGCCCAACACCCTCGCCGTGGTCCGACAAGAACACGACGATCGTCTTGTCGCGCAGACCGAGGTCGTCCAGACCGCGCAGGAAGCGCCCGAACTCCGCGTCGATGCCGCGCGCCACGGCGGCGTAGCGTCGCATGCCCGGACCCTCTGGCATGCCGTGGCGCCGGGCGACGTCGGCGACATGAGTGTCGTTGAGCTCGCGCCAGTTGTGTTGGTCGAAGTGGAAACTCCACAACAGGAACTTGCCGTCCTTGTTCTGCTTCATCCACTCCAGCGAGCGGTCGACGACCTTGCCGGCGGACGGTTGATCCGCGCCATAACCCCAGACGTCGGTCCGCACCGAGGGGTAGTCGTCGACGCGGACCCGCTCGTCGAAGCCGAAGCCCGGCAGCTCCTTGTCGAGGAACTCATCGGCGGACTGCGGGATCACCAGCGTACGGTGCCAGCCACGGCGACGGGCCACCTCCAGGAAGTCGACGCTTCGATCCGGCTCCGCAGCCAGACTCCCGCCGGTGAGCGCAGGTACGGACCGAACCGTGTCAGAACCCGCCGCGTATGCCTTCTTGAAGTGCAAGCTCTGTCGGTTGAACTCGCTCAGATTCGGCATGCTCTGCGGGTCGGCCGCGACGTCGTAGCGCAGAGTGTCGACGTAGAAGATTGCGATGTTGTACGGGGCCGGGGAGCGGCGCGCGGCCTGGAGGCGCTGTTTGAGCGGGGCGGGCTCGTCGAAGGGCGCGCTCCAGGCCGGCTCGAGCGTCGTGTTCCGGATGTCGAAGCGCTCCTCGAGGCGGCTAATGCCCGCGAGCTTCTCGCCCTCCTCACCCGGCGGGCGCGACAGCTCCTCCAGAGATTGCGCTCGGGAGAGCATCCGGC includes these proteins:
- a CDS encoding class I SAM-dependent methyltransferase, with amino-acid sequence MTEKDHWQSVYARKSPDEVSWYRPHLEQSLRFIRESGLGHDARIVDVGGGASTLVDDLLDAGHLNLAVIDLADAALAVARDRLGARAAQVDWIVGDVTTPLLDESSVDFWHDRAVFHFLTDEGARSAYLAQVTRSVKPGGHVLVATFGLDGPEKCSGLSVTRYDANGVHAVFGDLFEKRASAAELHETPSGSVQSFVYCFCRRSG
- a CDS encoding sulfatase-like hydrolase/transferase → MANLRRLGGRWSSTSHAGSGITARATRAAHAAVVPLLDTASAAVLTGTVVAAVDSWWRFAGERDPKLGQVVAVFGLYVAAGALFGCVIHMGLALEREIHLRLAARSTRLALAARLAFAALAGGGLVWSTTFRVFAISRMHAGAFAKYGPFIVVAAFCLGAMLLGSTAAWANRALRAGRRLGPLFVGVIAIAVAGALVYVDLTVYVALYSRIHTLLEAIACVLVFTTAGVVVHSRKIGRVLIGLRAVGVTSLAWLLLLTTNGAARERLERSLRPVWLQPIYAGRMLSRAQSLEELSRPPGEEGEKLAGISRLEERFDIRNTTLEPAWSAPFDEPAPLKQRLQAARRSPAPYNIAIFYVDTLRYDVAADPQSMPNLSEFNRQSLHFKKAYAAGSDTVRSVPALTGGSLAAEPDRSVDFLEVARRRGWHRTLVIPQSADEFLDKELPGFGFDERVRVDDYPSVRTDVWGYGADQPSAGKVVDRSLEWMKQNKDGKFLLWSFHFDQHNWRELNDTHVADVARRHGMPEGPGMRRYAAVARGIDAEFGRFLRGLDDLGLRDKTIVVFLSDHGEGVGRDGFWVHSIFLWEDLLRVPLAIRVPGMRPKVIEEPVSLMDLAPTLARWFDPNVPTSSYHGEDLLSYAVGGRPKRRLPLLIRSGDRESTLRIGVIEPAGDWKLLIQLESGLPELYKLTTADPDGENTADDAPQETMTLLNELVRSPIFPRPDPKQLAGAAPKPGGGA